From a single Streptomyces sp. 1331.2 genomic region:
- a CDS encoding ABC transporter ATP-binding protein, translating to MTDQQRDAAAGGDVRLTGIGKTYGSFTAVHPLDLTVPQGSFFALLGASGCGKTTTLRMIAGLEEPTSGTVLIGGQDVTALPPYKRPVNTVFQSYALFPHLDIFENVAFGLRRRGKKDVKKQVDDMLELVELGQYARRKPHQLSGGQQQRVAVARALINHPQVLLLDEPLGALDLKLRRQMQLELKRIQTEVGITFVHVTHDQEEAMTMADTIAVMNGGRVEQLGAPAELYENPATTFVANFLGQSNLLPAEVTGTAGGDLLLSAAGARLTVPKARCATDAKRVHLGVRPEKITITHASEEVADGRNQLAGTVLDSSFIGVSTQYVVRTEGGQEVSVFEQNMERDARIVPGAAVRLHWNPAHSFALDASQAIDAGTVEEAA from the coding sequence ATGACAGACCAGCAGCGAGACGCGGCCGCCGGCGGCGACGTCCGGCTCACCGGCATAGGCAAGACCTACGGCTCCTTCACCGCCGTCCACCCGCTCGACCTGACCGTCCCCCAGGGCTCCTTCTTCGCCCTGCTCGGCGCCTCCGGCTGCGGCAAGACCACCACCCTGCGCATGATCGCCGGCCTGGAGGAGCCCACCAGCGGCACCGTCCTGATCGGCGGCCAGGACGTCACCGCCCTGCCCCCGTACAAGCGGCCGGTGAACACCGTCTTCCAGAGCTACGCGCTCTTCCCGCACCTCGACATCTTCGAGAACGTCGCCTTCGGGCTGCGCCGGCGCGGCAAGAAGGACGTCAAGAAGCAGGTCGACGACATGCTGGAACTGGTCGAACTCGGCCAGTACGCCCGGCGCAAGCCCCACCAGCTCTCCGGCGGCCAGCAGCAGCGCGTCGCCGTCGCCCGCGCGCTGATCAACCACCCGCAGGTGCTGCTCCTGGACGAGCCGCTCGGCGCGCTCGACCTCAAGCTCCGCCGCCAGATGCAGCTGGAGCTCAAGCGGATCCAGACCGAGGTCGGCATCACCTTCGTGCACGTCACCCACGACCAGGAGGAGGCCATGACCATGGCCGACACCATCGCGGTGATGAACGGCGGCCGGGTCGAGCAACTGGGCGCCCCCGCCGAGCTGTACGAGAACCCCGCCACCACCTTCGTGGCCAACTTCCTCGGCCAGTCCAACCTGCTGCCCGCCGAGGTCACCGGCACCGCGGGCGGCGACCTGCTGCTCAGCGCGGCCGGCGCCCGGCTCACCGTGCCGAAGGCCCGCTGCGCCACCGACGCCAAGCGCGTCCACCTGGGCGTGCGCCCGGAGAAGATCACCATCACGCACGCCTCCGAGGAGGTCGCCGACGGCCGCAACCAACTCGCCGGCACCGTCCTCGACTCCAGCTTCATCGGCGTCTCCACCCAGTACGTGGTGCGCACCGAGGGCGGCCAGGAGGTCAGCGTCTTCGAGCAGAACATGGAACGCGACGCCCGGATCGTCCCCGGCGCCGCCGTCCGGCTGCACTGGAACCCGGCGCACTCCTTCGCCCTCGACGCCTCGCAGGCGATCGACGCGGGCACCGTGGAGGAGGCCGCATGA
- a CDS encoding gamma-aminobutyraldehyde dehydrogenase, whose amino-acid sequence MDLTDFGAGAQHIAGRRTRGGGEAFQVVNPADGSVVEQVSLATTEDVDAAVAAARAALPGWSSATPGARSEALTRLAAVLTEASGELARVETAQTGKPVKLATEFDVPGTIDNAAFFAGAARNLEGKAAGEYSGDHTSYVRREAIGVVGSISPWNYPLQMAAWKILPAIAAGNTIVLKPAELTPLTSLMFASACTAAGIPDGVVNVVTGAGRTAGEHLVGHPDVAMVSFTGSTAVGRRVAELATASVKRTHLELGGKAPFVVFDDADLDAAVHGAVAASLINGGQDCTAATRAYVQRPLYDAFVAGVAELFAAIRIGDPLNPHTDLGPLVSYTHRDRVAGFVERARSYATVVTGGRAPAKGHDGTDLTRGAYYPPTLITGAAQDSEVVQGEIFGPVLVVLPFDGDDEGLRLANDTPYGLAASAWTGNVHRSLRATRELAAGCVWVNDHIPIISEMPHGGYKASGYGKDMSQYSLDEYTQVKHVMFDTTAVARKDWHRTVFGDR is encoded by the coding sequence ATGGACCTGACCGACTTCGGCGCAGGCGCGCAGCACATCGCGGGCCGCCGGACCCGGGGCGGCGGCGAGGCCTTCCAGGTCGTCAACCCCGCCGACGGCAGCGTGGTCGAGCAGGTCTCCCTGGCCACCACCGAGGACGTCGACGCGGCCGTCGCAGCGGCAAGGGCCGCCCTGCCGGGCTGGTCCTCGGCCACCCCCGGTGCGCGTTCCGAGGCGCTGACCCGGCTGGCCGCGGTGCTGACCGAGGCCTCCGGGGAGCTCGCCCGGGTGGAGACCGCGCAGACCGGCAAGCCGGTCAAGCTCGCCACCGAGTTCGACGTGCCCGGCACCATCGACAACGCCGCGTTCTTCGCCGGCGCCGCCCGCAACCTGGAGGGCAAGGCGGCCGGCGAGTACTCCGGCGACCACACCTCCTACGTCCGGCGCGAGGCGATCGGCGTGGTCGGCTCGATCTCGCCGTGGAACTACCCGCTGCAGATGGCCGCCTGGAAGATCCTCCCGGCGATCGCGGCGGGCAACACCATCGTGCTCAAGCCGGCCGAGCTGACTCCGCTGACCTCGCTGATGTTCGCTTCGGCGTGCACCGCGGCGGGCATCCCGGACGGCGTGGTCAACGTGGTCACCGGCGCCGGGCGCACCGCCGGCGAGCACCTGGTCGGACACCCGGACGTCGCGATGGTGTCCTTCACCGGCTCCACCGCGGTCGGCAGGCGGGTCGCCGAACTCGCCACTGCGAGCGTCAAGCGCACCCACCTGGAGCTCGGCGGCAAGGCCCCGTTCGTGGTCTTCGACGACGCCGACCTGGACGCCGCCGTGCACGGCGCGGTCGCCGCCTCGCTGATCAACGGCGGCCAGGACTGCACGGCCGCGACCCGCGCGTACGTCCAGCGCCCGCTGTACGACGCGTTCGTGGCCGGGGTGGCCGAGCTGTTCGCGGCGATCCGGATCGGCGACCCGCTGAACCCGCACACCGACCTCGGCCCGCTGGTCTCGTACACCCACCGGGACCGGGTGGCCGGCTTCGTGGAGCGCGCCCGCTCGTACGCCACCGTGGTCACCGGCGGCCGCGCGCCGGCGAAGGGCCACGACGGCACCGACCTCACCCGGGGCGCGTACTACCCGCCGACCCTGATCACCGGCGCGGCCCAGGACAGCGAGGTCGTCCAGGGCGAGATCTTCGGCCCGGTGCTGGTCGTGCTGCCCTTCGACGGCGACGACGAGGGCCTGCGGCTGGCCAACGACACCCCGTACGGCCTGGCCGCCTCCGCCTGGACGGGCAACGTGCACCGCTCGCTGCGCGCCACCCGGGAGCTCGCCGCCGGGTGCGTCTGGGTCAACGACCACATCCCGATCATCAGCGAGATGCCGCACGGCGGCTACAAGGCGTCCGGCTACGGCAAGGACATGTCCCAGTACTCGCTGGACGAGTACACCCAGGTCAAACACGTCATGTTCGACACCACCGCGGTGGCCCGCAAGGACTGGCACCGCACCGTCTTCGGAGACAGATAA
- a CDS encoding PucR family transcriptional regulator — translation MLPTVARVLDLEVMRRGLPQVVAGADHLERPVRWVHVSELPDVAGMLRGGELVLTTGIALPEDREGLARYVRELDEVGVAGLVVEFGRRYFDALPRALVNAAEQRGLPLITLRRELRFVAVTEAVHALVVNAQLEQLRISESVHQVFNELVVEGAEPPEVIRQVARMAGAPVVLENLAHQVLAHDTAGRPEAEVLEDWERRSRGVRPSGRTGHDPRSGWLVTTVGARGQDWGRLVLVQEPGPLPEGETHPHAMLLERGASALALNRLVVRDRESLERQTHRTLLSGILTHALTVSEAALRAQALGVPLEGRRLVGVVLRQRRGPIPAALEAQARLRDFTELAAGAARAARLSALVGALDDEAVGLLISLGAQQEEHASLDAFSATLRRMSAEAGREGGDPAAPVVAVGSSVGSVRDARRTLLEATQVADAALHDVPGGGRTSSYYRLPDVRLRGLLHLLRDDARLQTYVERELGPLLAHDAEHNGQLVQMLRIYLEQGRNKSAAADAAHLSRPSFYDRLHKVERILGVDLDQVESCLSLHVALLALDAVRR, via the coding sequence ATGCTCCCCACCGTCGCCCGCGTACTCGACCTGGAGGTGATGCGGCGCGGCCTGCCCCAGGTCGTGGCCGGCGCCGACCACCTGGAGCGCCCGGTCCGCTGGGTCCACGTCAGCGAGCTGCCCGACGTCGCCGGAATGCTCCGCGGCGGCGAGCTGGTGCTGACCACCGGCATCGCGCTGCCCGAGGACCGCGAGGGCCTGGCCCGCTACGTCCGCGAGCTGGACGAGGTCGGGGTCGCCGGCCTGGTCGTCGAGTTCGGGCGGCGCTACTTCGACGCGCTCCCCCGCGCCCTGGTCAACGCCGCCGAGCAACGCGGGCTGCCGCTGATCACGCTCCGCCGCGAACTGCGCTTCGTCGCCGTCACCGAGGCCGTGCACGCCCTGGTGGTCAACGCCCAGCTGGAGCAGCTGCGCATCTCCGAGTCCGTGCACCAGGTGTTCAACGAGCTGGTGGTGGAGGGCGCCGAGCCGCCCGAGGTGATCCGGCAGGTCGCCCGGATGGCGGGCGCGCCGGTCGTCCTGGAGAACCTGGCGCACCAGGTGCTGGCCCACGACACCGCCGGACGCCCGGAGGCCGAGGTACTGGAGGACTGGGAGCGCCGCTCGCGCGGGGTGCGCCCGTCCGGCCGCACCGGGCACGACCCGCGCAGCGGCTGGCTGGTCACCACCGTCGGCGCCCGCGGCCAGGACTGGGGCCGGCTGGTGCTGGTCCAGGAGCCCGGCCCGCTGCCCGAGGGCGAGACCCACCCGCACGCCATGCTCCTGGAACGCGGCGCCTCCGCGCTGGCGCTCAACCGGCTGGTGGTCCGCGACCGGGAGTCCCTGGAGCGGCAGACCCACCGCACCCTGCTCTCCGGCATCCTCACCCACGCCCTGACCGTCTCCGAGGCGGCGCTGCGCGCCCAGGCGCTCGGCGTCCCGCTGGAGGGCCGACGGCTGGTCGGCGTGGTGCTGCGCCAGCGGCGCGGGCCGATCCCGGCCGCGCTGGAGGCACAGGCCCGGCTGCGCGACTTCACCGAGCTGGCCGCGGGCGCGGCCCGGGCCGCCCGGCTCTCCGCCCTGGTCGGCGCGCTGGACGACGAGGCCGTCGGCCTGTTGATCTCGCTCGGCGCCCAGCAGGAGGAGCACGCCTCGCTGGACGCCTTCTCGGCCACCCTGCGCCGGATGTCGGCCGAGGCCGGCCGGGAGGGCGGCGACCCGGCCGCCCCGGTGGTCGCGGTCGGCTCCTCGGTCGGATCGGTCCGCGACGCCCGGCGCACCCTGCTGGAGGCCACCCAGGTCGCCGACGCCGCGCTGCACGACGTGCCCGGCGGCGGCCGCACCTCCTCCTACTACCGGCTGCCGGACGTCCGGCTGCGCGGCCTGCTCCACCTGCTGCGCGACGACGCCCGGCTGCAGACCTACGTGGAGCGAGAGCTGGGCCCGCTGCTGGCCCACGACGCCGAGCACAACGGCCAGTTGGTGCAGATGCTGCGGATCTACCTGGAGCAGGGCCGGAACAAGTCGGCCGCGGCGGACGCCGCCCACCTGTCCCGGCCGTCCTTCTACGACCGGCTGCACAAGGTCGAGCGGATCCTCGGCGTGGACCTGGACCAGGTGGAGTCCTGCCTGTCCTTGCACGTGGCGCTGCTCGCCCTGGACGCCGTCCGCCGCTGA
- a CDS encoding NAD(P)/FAD-dependent oxidoreductase: MDSARALSDARPTPFWLEDPGRPAALPALVGDTTCDLLVVGGGYSGLWTALIAKERDPALDVVLVEGNEVGWAASGRNGGFCAASLTHGFGNGLERWPSELAQLERLGAANLDAIEETLKRHGIDAEWERTGEIDVATQPHQVEELHEVAEAVARYGLDITVLDADQLRAEVNSPTFLGGLWDKEGVAMVHPAKLAWGLKDACVRLGVRIFEHTRATDLREHGSGMAARTPYGRVFARRVALGTNVFPSLLKRVRPYIVPVYDYALMTEPLNAEQLASIGWRGRQGLGDSANKFHYFRLSADNRILWGGYDAVYHYGGHVRHEYDQRPETFRTLAGNFFRCFPQLEGLRFTNAWGGAIDTCSRFSAFFDTAYRGKVAYAVGFTGLGVGATRFGAEVMLDLLAGERTERTSLEMVRSKPLPFPPEPVRWAGIEITTRSLERADRNGGHRNLWLRTLDRLGLGFDS, from the coding sequence ATGGACTCCGCGCGCGCACTCAGTGACGCCAGGCCCACCCCCTTCTGGCTGGAGGACCCGGGCCGGCCGGCGGCACTCCCCGCCCTGGTGGGCGACACCACCTGCGACCTGCTGGTCGTCGGCGGCGGCTACTCCGGCCTGTGGACCGCCCTCATCGCCAAGGAACGCGACCCCGCCCTGGACGTCGTGCTGGTCGAGGGCAACGAGGTCGGGTGGGCCGCCTCCGGGCGCAACGGCGGATTCTGCGCGGCCAGCCTCACCCACGGCTTCGGCAACGGCCTGGAACGCTGGCCCTCCGAACTCGCCCAGCTGGAACGCCTCGGCGCGGCCAACCTCGACGCCATCGAGGAGACCCTGAAGCGCCACGGCATCGACGCCGAATGGGAGCGCACCGGGGAGATCGACGTGGCCACCCAGCCGCACCAGGTCGAGGAACTGCACGAGGTCGCCGAAGCCGTCGCCCGGTACGGCCTCGACATCACCGTCCTGGACGCCGACCAGCTGCGCGCCGAGGTGAACTCGCCGACCTTCCTCGGCGGCCTCTGGGACAAGGAGGGCGTGGCCATGGTCCACCCCGCCAAACTCGCCTGGGGCCTCAAGGACGCCTGCGTGCGCCTGGGCGTGCGGATCTTCGAGCACACCCGGGCCACCGACCTGCGGGAGCACGGCAGCGGCATGGCCGCCCGCACCCCGTACGGGCGGGTCTTCGCCCGGCGGGTCGCGCTCGGCACCAACGTGTTCCCGTCCCTGCTCAAGCGCGTCCGTCCGTACATCGTGCCGGTGTACGACTACGCGCTGATGACCGAACCGCTCAACGCGGAGCAGCTGGCCTCGATCGGCTGGCGCGGGCGGCAGGGGCTCGGCGACAGCGCCAACAAGTTCCACTACTTCCGGCTCTCCGCCGACAACCGGATCCTGTGGGGCGGCTACGACGCGGTCTACCACTACGGCGGCCACGTCCGGCACGAGTACGACCAGCGGCCGGAGACCTTCCGCACCCTCGCCGGCAACTTCTTCCGCTGCTTCCCGCAGCTGGAGGGGCTGCGCTTCACCAACGCCTGGGGCGGGGCGATCGACACCTGCAGCCGGTTCTCGGCGTTCTTCGACACCGCGTACCGGGGCAAGGTCGCGTACGCGGTCGGCTTCACCGGGCTCGGCGTCGGCGCCACCCGCTTCGGCGCCGAAGTGATGCTCGACCTGCTCGCGGGCGAGCGCACCGAGCGCACCTCGCTGGAGATGGTGCGCAGCAAGCCGCTGCCGTTCCCGCCCGAGCCGGTGCGGTGGGCCGGGATCGAGATCACCACCCGGTCGCTGGAGCGGGCCGACCGCAACGGGGGCCACCGCAACCTGTGGCTGCGCACGCTCGACCGGCTGGGTCTGGGCTTCGACAGCTGA
- a CDS encoding ABC transporter permease, with protein sequence MTAATPAAPPQVIPLAPAERKPKRKLTPYWLLLPGIAWLVVFFAVPMIYQASTSLQTGSLEEGFKVTWHLSTYWDALVEYKWHFVRSFSYAAVATVLCLAVGYPLAYTIAFKANKRWRNVILILVIAPFFTSFLIRTLAWKTILSDGGPVVGALNALHVLDLTNLVGLTDGDRVLATPLAVVCGLTYNFLPFMILPLYTSLERIDPRLHEAAGDLYARPFTTFRKVTFPISLPGVVAGTLLTFIPASGDYINAQLLGSPSEQMVGNGIQKQFLNVLDYPTAAALSFILMALILAMVTVYMRKAGTEELV encoded by the coding sequence ATGACCGCCGCCACCCCGGCCGCGCCGCCGCAGGTCATCCCGTTGGCACCGGCGGAGCGGAAGCCGAAGCGCAAGCTCACTCCGTACTGGCTGCTGCTGCCCGGCATCGCCTGGCTGGTCGTCTTCTTCGCCGTTCCGATGATCTACCAGGCGTCCACCTCGCTGCAGACCGGTTCGCTCGAAGAGGGCTTCAAGGTCACCTGGCACCTCTCGACCTACTGGGACGCCCTGGTCGAGTACAAGTGGCACTTCGTCCGCTCGTTCTCCTACGCCGCCGTTGCCACCGTGCTCTGCCTGGCCGTCGGTTATCCGCTCGCGTACACGATCGCCTTCAAGGCGAACAAGCGCTGGCGCAACGTCATCCTGATCCTGGTCATCGCGCCGTTCTTCACCAGCTTCCTGATCCGCACGCTGGCCTGGAAGACCATCCTGTCCGACGGCGGTCCGGTGGTCGGCGCGCTGAACGCGCTGCACGTCCTGGACCTCACCAACCTGGTCGGCCTCACCGACGGCGACCGGGTGCTGGCCACCCCGCTCGCGGTGGTCTGCGGACTGACGTACAACTTCCTGCCGTTCATGATCCTGCCGCTGTACACCTCGCTGGAGCGGATCGACCCCCGCCTGCACGAGGCGGCCGGCGACCTCTACGCCCGCCCGTTCACCACCTTCCGCAAGGTCACCTTCCCGATCTCGCTGCCGGGCGTGGTCGCGGGCACCCTGCTGACCTTCATCCCGGCCTCCGGCGACTACATCAACGCCCAGCTGCTGGGCTCGCCGAGCGAGCAGATGGTCGGCAACGGCATCCAGAAGCAGTTCCTGAACGTGCTCGACTACCCCACGGCAGCTGCGCTGAGCTTCATCCTGATGGCCCTGATCCTGGCCATGGTGACGGTCTACATGCGCAAGGCCGGGACGGAGGAACTGGTCTGA
- a CDS encoding ABC transporter permease: MSRIVKWIRAHLVVLAGLLALAYLVLPNLVVLAFSFNKPVGKFNYEWNEFSTDAWTNPCGVADMCQSLSLSLQIAVFATIGATVLGTMVAFALARHRFRGRSATTAMIFLPMAMPEVVMAASLGTLFLNMRIPFGFTTILIAHIMFCLSFVVTAVKARVTSMDPRLEQAAQDLYATPTQTFLKVTLPLAAPGIAAGALLSFALSFDDFIITQFNSGPTTVTFPMFVWGASQRGIPVQVNVIGTAMFLAAVALTVAGQWLGNRRKATA; encoded by the coding sequence ATGTCCCGCATCGTCAAGTGGATCCGCGCCCACCTCGTGGTGCTGGCCGGCCTGCTGGCCCTCGCCTACCTGGTGCTGCCCAACCTGGTCGTGCTCGCCTTCTCGTTCAACAAGCCGGTGGGCAAGTTCAACTACGAGTGGAACGAGTTCTCCACCGACGCCTGGACCAACCCCTGCGGCGTGGCCGACATGTGCCAGTCGCTCTCGCTCAGCCTGCAGATCGCGGTGTTCGCCACCATCGGCGCCACCGTGCTCGGCACCATGGTCGCCTTCGCACTGGCCCGCCACCGCTTCCGCGGCCGCTCGGCCACCACCGCGATGATCTTCCTGCCGATGGCCATGCCCGAGGTGGTCATGGCAGCCTCGCTCGGGACGCTCTTCCTCAACATGCGCATCCCGTTCGGCTTCACCACCATCCTGATCGCGCACATCATGTTCTGCCTCAGCTTCGTGGTGACGGCCGTCAAGGCGCGCGTGACGAGCATGGACCCGAGGCTCGAACAGGCCGCCCAGGACCTGTACGCGACCCCCACCCAGACCTTCCTCAAGGTCACCCTGCCGCTGGCCGCCCCCGGCATCGCGGCGGGCGCACTGCTCAGCTTCGCGCTCTCCTTCGACGACTTCATCATCACCCAGTTCAACTCGGGCCCGACCACCGTCACCTTCCCGATGTTCGTCTGGGGCGCCTCGCAACGCGGCATCCCGGTGCAGGTGAACGTCATCGGCACCGCGATGTTCCTCGCCGCCGTCGCACTGACCGTCGCCGGCCAGTGGCTCGGCAACCGCAGGAAGGCCACCGCCTGA
- a CDS encoding polyamine ABC transporter substrate-binding protein, with protein MTFKAFNELTDGLPEPVRRAWERSLTSGRAALGRRTLLRAAALTAGAGTLAACGIPAAPRATGDATANAAKDLSGTEKEVSFSNWPLYVDTDEKDKEKHGTLDAFTQATGIKVKYTEDVNDNVEFFGKIKPQLASGEDTGRDLMVLTDWMAARLIRLGWVQKLNPANVTTAITNVEARFRAPDWDPGRLYSYPWAGIQVVVAYNKKATKGREVTSVSQLLDDPELKGRVTFLSEMRDSIGMVLLDMGKDPAKFTADDFDAAIARVQKAVDSKQIRRFTGNDYGQELSSGDIAACVAWGGDLIQLRADNPDIEFVVPEQGFIASTDNLLVPAKAQHKTNAEKLIDFYYQPKIAAQLVAGIGYVSAVTGMKDELAALAPDTAANPLVVPTPEMAAKAHVFRTLTESEESDFEQKFSKLIGA; from the coding sequence ATGACGTTCAAGGCGTTCAACGAGCTCACCGACGGTCTGCCCGAACCGGTCCGCAGGGCCTGGGAACGCAGCCTGACCAGCGGCCGGGCCGCACTCGGGCGCCGCACCCTGCTGCGCGCCGCCGCGCTGACCGCCGGAGCGGGCACCCTGGCCGCCTGCGGCATCCCGGCGGCGCCCCGGGCGACCGGCGACGCCACCGCGAACGCCGCCAAGGACCTCTCGGGCACGGAGAAGGAAGTCAGCTTCTCCAACTGGCCGCTGTACGTGGACACCGACGAGAAGGACAAGGAGAAGCACGGTACCCTGGACGCCTTCACCCAGGCCACCGGGATCAAGGTCAAGTACACCGAGGACGTCAACGACAACGTCGAGTTCTTCGGCAAGATCAAGCCGCAGCTCGCCTCCGGCGAGGACACCGGCCGCGACCTGATGGTGCTCACCGACTGGATGGCCGCCCGGCTGATCCGGCTCGGCTGGGTGCAGAAGCTCAACCCGGCGAACGTCACCACCGCGATCACCAACGTCGAGGCCCGCTTCCGCGCCCCCGACTGGGATCCGGGCCGGCTCTACTCCTACCCGTGGGCCGGCATCCAGGTCGTCGTCGCGTACAACAAGAAGGCGACCAAGGGGAGGGAGGTCACCAGCGTCTCCCAGCTGCTGGACGACCCCGAGCTCAAGGGCCGGGTCACCTTCCTCTCCGAGATGCGCGACAGCATCGGGATGGTCCTGCTGGACATGGGCAAGGACCCGGCGAAGTTCACCGCCGACGACTTCGACGCCGCGATCGCCCGGGTGCAGAAGGCCGTCGACAGCAAGCAGATCCGCCGCTTCACCGGCAACGACTACGGCCAGGAGCTGTCCTCCGGCGACATCGCGGCCTGCGTCGCCTGGGGTGGCGACCTGATCCAACTGCGCGCCGACAACCCGGACATCGAGTTCGTCGTCCCGGAGCAGGGGTTCATCGCCTCGACCGACAACCTGCTGGTTCCGGCCAAGGCGCAGCACAAGACGAACGCGGAAAAGCTGATCGACTTCTACTATCAGCCGAAGATCGCGGCGCAGCTGGTCGCGGGCATCGGCTACGTCTCCGCCGTCACGGGGATGAAGGACGAGCTCGCCGCCCTCGCCCCGGACACCGCGGCCAACCCGCTGGTCGTACCCACCCCCGAGATGGCGGCCAAGGCGCACGTGTTCCGCACCCTCACCGAGAGCGAGGAGAGCGACTTCGAGCAGAAGTTCTCCAAGCTCATCGGCGCCTGA